One Cellulomonas sp. NS3 genomic region harbors:
- a CDS encoding tyrosine-type recombinase/integrase, producing the protein MPCVGFTWTWSASGCGSPGVGCGVAVCRVGGDTKTAKSRRTIALSGLAVAVLHRHRAAQTAARFAAGSSWQDSGLVFTSRVGTMLDASNVRDAFRSALTLVPGIEPAEWTPRDLRHSFASIMSERGVPLEEIRGCSATRAPP; encoded by the coding sequence GTGCCCTGCGTTGGGTTCACCTGGACCTGGTCGGCGAGCGGATGCGGGTCGCCCGGCGTCGGTTGCGGTGTGGCGGTCTGCCGGGTCGGAGGCGACACCAAGACGGCGAAGTCGCGACGGACGATCGCGCTCTCGGGTCTCGCCGTTGCGGTGCTGCATCGGCACCGAGCGGCCCAGACCGCGGCGCGCTTCGCGGCCGGCTCCAGCTGGCAGGACTCCGGGCTGGTCTTCACGTCACGGGTCGGGACGATGCTCGACGCGTCGAACGTGCGTGACGCGTTCCGGTCTGCCCTGACGTTGGTGCCGGGCATCGAGCCGGCGGAGTGGACTCCGCGGGACCTACGTCATTCGTTCGCCTCGATCATGTCCGAGCGCGGTGTGCCGCTGGAGGAGATTCGCGGCTGCTCGGCCACTCGGGCACCGCCGTGA
- a CDS encoding glycoside hydrolase domain-containing protein, which produces MADFWVQEAQAWVNGTYGGVAGYTPVEVDGVTGWRTVFALTRGLQVELGITALSDNFGATTTARFAAQVGTLTPQSPASNVVRILRCALWCKGYQGGDVRDGAFDDALALSVVRVLQDLGLPGTTPAVDVKVMKSLLSMDAYLTVPGGRDGVRAFQQWLNSRYLTRLDFAVVPCDGRYARDVQRGLMLGVQYEIGMADGVANGNFGPGTQAGLRGPAYVEPGSTDDRAAFVRLFQGALLCNGYASPFDGTFGAGTSEAVAAFQDFVQLAPTGVGDFATWASLLVSSGDPDRPGTAADTSTPLTPAMAAALREAGYRTVGRYMSVATKRYRRAELDDVLAAGLATFPIYQEFGNEAKYFTDEIGYGHGLAAARRARQLGFRPGAVIHFAVDYDATNDDIDARVLRYFEGVNRGIGAARAGEYRVGVYGSRNVCARVCARELAMSAFVAGMSRGWSGNLGFPLPPQWAYDQVQTLTVGAGAGVVTIDKVVRSPRAEPVAADGLVETPRGTDDAGFHQMFWSLTQLRFEAEVALRGASDEARAQADDLVLHHAQTGRYATAAWVASTPLAETRLSDPPASELAAARARFLATPPPAANPADYDGDLAHLAASARVWSIAGFADDPATVGRGDLGSWALDLVALWAQYVTVRESGPEPRGGAQAWLAERIGTGTGALTRADLVADVDAYLVSRAREADPSRGVADVVREILVRSEQDPTWRFAEFLDARFGGRHVTARSAVAALVDPRTPWRDGPVAQFSGTRRPGERSSAVTSRRELGGEPRAVAQAFVTVLWRLAGRPLS; this is translated from the coding sequence ATGGCGGACTTCTGGGTCCAGGAGGCGCAGGCCTGGGTCAACGGCACCTACGGCGGGGTCGCCGGCTACACGCCGGTCGAGGTCGACGGGGTCACGGGCTGGCGCACGGTCTTCGCCCTCACGCGCGGGCTCCAGGTCGAGCTCGGCATCACGGCCCTCTCGGACAACTTCGGCGCGACGACGACCGCACGGTTCGCCGCCCAGGTCGGGACGCTGACCCCGCAGAGCCCCGCGTCGAACGTGGTGCGGATCCTGCGGTGCGCGCTGTGGTGCAAGGGCTACCAGGGCGGCGACGTGCGCGACGGCGCGTTCGACGACGCGCTCGCGCTCTCCGTGGTCCGCGTCCTGCAGGACCTCGGGCTCCCCGGCACGACCCCCGCGGTCGACGTCAAGGTCATGAAGAGCCTGCTCAGCATGGACGCCTACCTCACCGTGCCGGGCGGGCGCGACGGGGTCCGGGCGTTCCAGCAGTGGCTCAACTCGCGCTACCTGACCCGGCTCGACTTCGCGGTCGTCCCCTGCGACGGGCGCTACGCGCGGGACGTCCAGCGCGGGCTCATGCTCGGCGTCCAGTACGAGATCGGGATGGCCGACGGCGTCGCGAACGGGAACTTCGGCCCCGGGACGCAGGCCGGCCTGCGGGGACCGGCGTACGTCGAGCCGGGCAGCACCGACGACCGTGCCGCGTTCGTGCGGCTCTTCCAGGGCGCGCTGCTGTGCAACGGCTACGCCTCGCCGTTCGACGGCACGTTCGGCGCCGGGACCTCGGAGGCCGTCGCGGCGTTCCAGGACTTCGTGCAGCTCGCCCCGACGGGCGTCGGGGACTTCGCCACGTGGGCGTCGCTCCTCGTGAGCTCGGGCGACCCGGACCGCCCCGGCACCGCGGCGGACACCTCGACGCCGCTGACCCCCGCCATGGCGGCCGCCCTGCGCGAGGCGGGCTACCGGACCGTCGGGCGGTACATGAGCGTCGCGACGAAGCGCTACCGCCGCGCGGAGCTCGACGACGTGCTGGCCGCCGGGCTCGCCACGTTCCCGATCTACCAGGAGTTCGGCAACGAGGCGAAGTACTTCACCGACGAGATCGGCTACGGCCACGGGCTGGCCGCCGCCCGCCGCGCCCGCCAGCTCGGGTTCCGGCCCGGCGCGGTGATCCACTTCGCCGTCGACTACGACGCCACGAACGACGACATCGACGCGCGCGTCCTCCGGTACTTCGAGGGCGTCAACCGCGGGATCGGCGCCGCGCGGGCGGGGGAGTACCGGGTCGGGGTGTACGGCTCGCGGAACGTGTGCGCCCGGGTGTGCGCCCGCGAGCTCGCGATGAGCGCGTTCGTCGCGGGCATGTCCCGCGGCTGGAGCGGCAACCTCGGCTTCCCGCTGCCCCCGCAGTGGGCGTACGACCAGGTGCAGACCCTCACGGTCGGGGCCGGGGCCGGCGTCGTGACGATCGACAAGGTCGTCCGCTCGCCGCGCGCCGAGCCGGTCGCCGCCGACGGGCTCGTCGAGACCCCGCGCGGCACCGACGACGCGGGCTTCCACCAGATGTTCTGGTCCCTGACCCAGCTCCGCTTCGAGGCCGAGGTCGCGCTCCGCGGGGCGTCCGACGAGGCCCGCGCCCAGGCCGACGACCTCGTGCTGCACCACGCGCAGACCGGCCGGTACGCGACCGCCGCGTGGGTCGCGTCAACGCCGCTCGCAGAGACCAGGCTCTCCGACCCGCCGGCGTCCGAGCTCGCGGCCGCACGCGCCCGGTTCCTCGCGACCCCCCCGCCCGCCGCCAACCCAGCCGACTACGACGGCGACCTGGCGCACCTCGCGGCGAGCGCACGCGTCTGGTCGATCGCGGGCTTCGCCGACGACCCAGCGACCGTGGGCCGCGGCGACCTCGGCAGCTGGGCCCTCGACCTCGTCGCGCTCTGGGCCCAGTACGTCACGGTCCGCGAGTCCGGCCCCGAGCCGCGCGGCGGTGCCCAGGCCTGGCTCGCCGAGCGGATCGGCACGGGGACGGGCGCGCTCACCCGCGCCGACCTCGTCGCGGACGTCGACGCCTACCTCGTCTCGCGGGCCCGGGAGGCGGACCCGTCGCGGGGCGTCGCGGACGTCGTGCGCGAGATCCTCGTCCGGTCCGAGCAGGATCCGACGTGGCGCTTCGCGGAGTTCCTCGACGCACGCTTCGGCGGCCGGCACGTGACCGCCCGCAGCGCCGTGGCGGCCCTCGTCGACCCCCGGACGCCGTGGCGCGACGGCCCGGTGGCGCAGTTCTCGGGCACCCGACGACCCGGCGAGCGCAGCTCCGCGGTCACGAGCCGGCGCGAGCTCGGGGGCGAGCCCCGGGCGGTCGCCCAGGCGTTCGTGACCGTGCTGTGGCGGCTCGCGGGGCGCCCGCTGAGCTGA
- a CDS encoding SGNH/GDSL hydrolase family protein, translating to MNRNRVRSIVALGVGLCLIPWGAVAAPDAGGAADPNSAEAPSTDPTEAPVLVPVVPEERREDVLGAEWRDSGDRAWLLHGDADGLHVMVAEAAEAFAWRSVAALWEPGYDTDRWIGNACATASGERLVVTYAPRHFTNHHDAFLRGAFTAVVDLDAGTVTRLPTRASLEYFTPTCGYGEEALLTLSTEEGAPATRLVTVDAEHLTVAEPVDVEARLTSGVLTGAGLVASAGESLVRVADDGALETLVATTAVPFALTADADGGVVYADHDGTEATLHRIDVARVESPEPDVEVEAFASAPLTGLGVHGTVDGEVVLTGDVDVTGPLPVHVTTAEAPADAVPTMLGESTLDVTATVTSEISTEDDDAGLGTLSRVDVTLRNRATGESEELTASPDVDATAPDLGLGATGQADPAGTTTGVREGADALSRAAAEGAPPVSAAAAPTDARAGDPNSPIEAERTCSVPRNDPQSQAMQPKPRQVEWAVNQAIKNNLRIPRPANWMDLGMPAYSAQGLFPRVELDGGGEIPAQIVLGVLMQESNLWQASGQVPPGMAGNPLTGNYYGFDNRASSPDDRWAVRWSKSDCGYGVGQITDGMRLAAFNEVGKPQAYAHSTQRAIALDYTVNVALAVRMLAQKWNQTRAAGLVVNDGNPARIENWFFATWAYNSGFYPESAKATENRNGAWGVGWSNNPANPSYNPTRKMFGRSSADAAKPQEWPYPEKVMGWAAYPPQLLEAPEKFVVGYRQASWNGATTDEANARREAALPPKHTFCTTANDCYPGTKHTGEAPDVAGYDVGACAHRDAQGKYDGRCWFHGPVTWKADCSVSCGRGFIRFDASYKDEEQAWGDPYPGNCALDGLPEDALVVDDIADYVPIVQPGCERAGRNAGKFTLSFADDGGLYPSKSDFHQIGGGFNGHFWFGHTRTAHLRGGTMQVEGSWELDDAVQGWTRVFVHMPDLGAHTQQAVYTIHTGVGAPQQRVLLQRTLENRWVSLGVFEMQGRPKVTLTTTTRNGDSQSYDPNGTYVPKSEDIAFDAVAFQTLDAKPRDIVVALGDSYSSGEGASAEFGVDYYRETDNNGGKPLIRNACHRSPFTWSRVATLPDRTQSVGELLDDHDETIDYQLLACSGARVHNVLANYTVQLDDAHYRDAWNLLNSGMYGEVSQIDRGFLTSDTTLVTLSIGGNDAKFSDVLQKCHLDLIETCQKARLGTDTDPMEVTIPQRIEGPVKDSVVTALRAIHDRAPNARVVLMGYPELLSRDGFCAEMIGPSEAVWLNGLADTLADSMFEAVAIANSGPGPDYADFADPRREFDGIGVCGTPETIHGLVLGRTPGDRPFTESPISAQSFHPKIEGYEHYATVLERTLAGDAG from the coding sequence GTGAACCGGAACCGCGTCCGCAGCATCGTCGCGCTGGGCGTCGGCCTGTGCCTGATCCCGTGGGGGGCCGTCGCGGCGCCGGACGCAGGTGGCGCGGCTGACCCGAACAGCGCGGAAGCCCCGTCGACCGACCCCACCGAGGCGCCGGTGCTCGTCCCGGTCGTGCCCGAGGAGCGACGCGAGGACGTCCTCGGAGCGGAGTGGCGTGACTCCGGCGACCGGGCCTGGCTCCTGCACGGTGACGCCGACGGACTTCATGTGATGGTCGCCGAGGCGGCGGAGGCGTTCGCGTGGCGGAGCGTCGCTGCGCTGTGGGAGCCGGGGTACGACACCGACCGCTGGATCGGCAACGCGTGCGCGACGGCGAGCGGTGAGCGGCTCGTCGTGACCTACGCGCCACGCCACTTCACCAACCACCACGACGCATTCCTGCGAGGTGCGTTCACCGCGGTCGTCGACCTGGACGCCGGAACCGTGACCCGGCTTCCCACGAGGGCCAGCCTCGAGTACTTCACGCCGACGTGCGGCTACGGCGAGGAGGCGCTGCTGACCCTGTCGACCGAGGAGGGCGCGCCCGCGACGAGGCTCGTGACCGTCGACGCCGAGCACCTCACGGTCGCTGAGCCGGTCGACGTCGAGGCGCGCCTGACCTCCGGAGTGCTGACCGGAGCGGGCCTCGTGGCCTCCGCCGGCGAGTCGCTCGTGCGCGTGGCTGACGACGGCGCCTTGGAGACCCTCGTGGCGACGACGGCCGTGCCCTTCGCACTCACGGCAGACGCCGACGGCGGTGTCGTCTACGCCGACCACGACGGCACGGAGGCGACGCTGCACCGCATCGACGTCGCCCGCGTCGAGAGTCCCGAACCCGACGTGGAGGTCGAGGCGTTCGCCAGCGCGCCGCTCACGGGTCTCGGCGTGCACGGCACGGTGGACGGCGAGGTGGTCCTCACCGGCGACGTCGACGTGACCGGCCCGCTCCCTGTGCACGTCACGACGGCCGAAGCCCCGGCCGACGCTGTCCCGACGATGCTGGGGGAAAGCACCCTCGACGTGACCGCCACCGTGACGAGCGAAATTTCCACCGAGGACGACGACGCCGGGCTCGGCACGCTCTCGCGAGTGGACGTCACACTGCGGAACCGCGCGACCGGCGAGTCCGAGGAGCTCACCGCGTCTCCTGACGTGGACGCCACCGCGCCCGACCTCGGCCTGGGCGCGACGGGCCAGGCCGACCCTGCGGGTACGACGACAGGCGTCCGCGAGGGTGCGGACGCCCTGTCCCGTGCCGCAGCGGAAGGTGCCCCACCCGTCAGTGCAGCGGCGGCTCCCACGGACGCGCGTGCGGGCGACCCGAACAGCCCCATCGAGGCGGAGCGCACGTGCTCCGTGCCACGTAACGACCCCCAGAGCCAGGCGATGCAGCCCAAGCCCCGACAGGTGGAGTGGGCCGTCAACCAAGCGATCAAGAACAACCTGCGGATCCCCCGCCCGGCCAACTGGATGGATCTCGGGATGCCGGCGTACAGCGCCCAGGGACTCTTCCCGCGCGTCGAGCTCGACGGTGGCGGGGAGATCCCGGCGCAGATCGTCCTGGGAGTCCTGATGCAGGAGTCGAACCTGTGGCAGGCCTCCGGCCAGGTCCCGCCGGGGATGGCAGGGAACCCGCTGACCGGCAACTACTACGGCTTCGACAACCGGGCGTCCTCCCCGGACGACCGCTGGGCGGTCCGGTGGTCGAAGTCGGACTGCGGGTACGGCGTCGGACAGATCACCGACGGGATGCGCCTCGCGGCCTTCAACGAGGTGGGCAAGCCACAGGCGTACGCGCACTCCACGCAGCGTGCCATCGCGCTCGACTACACCGTCAACGTCGCACTCGCCGTGCGCATGCTCGCGCAGAAGTGGAACCAGACGCGGGCGGCGGGACTCGTGGTGAACGACGGCAACCCCGCCCGGATCGAGAACTGGTTCTTCGCGACCTGGGCGTACAACTCCGGCTTCTACCCGGAGTCCGCGAAGGCGACGGAGAACAGGAACGGAGCGTGGGGCGTCGGGTGGTCGAACAACCCGGCGAACCCGAGCTACAACCCGACACGCAAGATGTTCGGCCGGTCGTCCGCCGACGCGGCGAAGCCGCAGGAGTGGCCGTACCCGGAGAAGGTGATGGGTTGGGCGGCGTATCCGCCGCAGCTGCTGGAAGCACCCGAGAAGTTCGTCGTCGGGTACCGGCAGGCGTCGTGGAACGGGGCGACGACGGACGAGGCCAACGCGCGGCGCGAGGCGGCACTGCCTCCGAAGCACACCTTCTGCACCACGGCCAACGACTGCTACCCGGGGACGAAGCACACGGGTGAGGCCCCGGACGTCGCGGGGTACGACGTCGGGGCCTGTGCGCACCGTGACGCCCAGGGGAAGTACGACGGGCGGTGCTGGTTCCACGGTCCGGTGACGTGGAAGGCGGACTGCTCGGTCTCGTGCGGACGCGGATTCATCAGGTTCGACGCCTCGTACAAGGACGAGGAACAGGCGTGGGGTGACCCGTACCCCGGGAACTGCGCCCTGGACGGGCTGCCCGAGGACGCCCTCGTGGTCGACGACATCGCGGACTACGTGCCGATCGTCCAGCCGGGCTGCGAGAGAGCGGGCCGGAACGCGGGAAAGTTCACGCTCAGCTTCGCGGACGACGGCGGCCTCTACCCGTCCAAGTCCGACTTCCATCAGATCGGTGGAGGCTTCAACGGCCACTTCTGGTTCGGGCACACACGTACCGCGCACCTTCGAGGCGGCACCATGCAGGTCGAGGGCAGCTGGGAGCTCGACGACGCCGTCCAGGGGTGGACCCGGGTCTTCGTGCACATGCCGGACCTCGGGGCGCACACCCAGCAGGCGGTCTACACCATCCACACCGGCGTGGGTGCGCCTCAGCAACGAGTGCTCCTCCAGCGAACCCTCGAGAACCGGTGGGTCTCCTTGGGTGTCTTCGAGATGCAGGGCCGCCCGAAGGTCACTCTGACGACCACGACCCGGAACGGCGACTCGCAGTCGTACGACCCGAACGGCACGTACGTCCCGAAGAGCGAGGACATCGCGTTCGACGCCGTGGCGTTCCAGACCCTCGATGCGAAGCCACGGGACATCGTCGTCGCGCTCGGCGACTCGTACTCGTCCGGGGAGGGTGCCTCCGCCGAGTTCGGGGTCGACTACTACCGGGAGACCGACAACAACGGCGGGAAGCCGCTGATCCGCAACGCGTGCCACCGGTCGCCGTTCACCTGGTCGCGCGTGGCGACGCTCCCGGACAGGACGCAGAGCGTCGGTGAGCTGCTGGACGACCATGACGAGACGATCGATTACCAGCTGCTCGCGTGCTCCGGCGCACGGGTGCACAACGTGCTCGCGAACTACACCGTGCAGCTCGACGACGCCCACTACAGGGACGCGTGGAACCTGCTCAACTCGGGGATGTACGGCGAGGTCAGCCAGATCGACCGCGGGTTCCTCACCTCGGACACCACGCTCGTCACGCTCTCCATCGGGGGCAACGACGCGAAGTTCAGCGACGTGCTCCAGAAGTGCCACCTCGACCTGATCGAGACCTGTCAGAAGGCCCGGCTCGGCACCGACACCGATCCGATGGAGGTCACGATCCCTCAGCGGATCGAGGGTCCAGTCAAGGACTCCGTCGTCACAGCCCTGAGGGCCATCCACGACCGCGCACCGAACGCTCGCGTCGTGCTGATGGGATACCCCGAGCTCCTCAGCCGCGACGGCTTCTGCGCGGAGATGATCGGGCCCTCGGAAGCGGTGTGGCTGAACGGGCTCGCGGACACCCTCGCAGACAGCATGTTCGAAGCCGTCGCGATCGCGAACTCGGGACCTGGGCCGGACTACGCGGACTTCGCCGACCCCAGGAGGGAGTTCGACGGGATCGGGGTCTGCGGTACGCCCGAGACCATCCACGGGCTGGTGCTCGGGCGTACGCCGGGCGATCGTCCGTTCACCGAGTCGCCGATCTCCGCGCAGTCCTTCCACCCCAAGATCGAGGGCTACGAGCACTACGCCACGGTCCTCGAGCGGACGCTCGCCGGAGACGCGGGATGA
- a CDS encoding peptidoglycan-binding domain-containing protein, producing MTNQLRTLGARHARPHVERKFSSVLTLREHGAGGGFGSRSAVHPTRLERTTMKRIISSAAALTVALLGAVAMPTAAQAAGIGACSHSGLQSTYAYAGATGVNAWMTQPMTHSGSGYLATDCYVHRGAAGPHVVAIQNALNACHGAGLVADGIFGRATESALLAVQASRGIGQDGRYGPQTRDHMSWVATTSLNATTCWHRF from the coding sequence ATGACGAATCAGCTGCGCACGCTCGGCGCCCGTCACGCACGACCGCACGTCGAGCGGAAGTTCTCGTCCGTGCTCACCCTGCGTGAGCACGGCGCAGGGGGCGGGTTCGGATCCCGCTCGGCCGTTCACCCAACCCGTCTCGAAAGGACGACGATGAAGCGAATCATCTCCAGTGCCGCTGCACTCACGGTGGCGCTGCTCGGCGCAGTCGCGATGCCGACGGCGGCGCAGGCCGCCGGCATCGGCGCGTGCAGCCACTCCGGTCTGCAGAGCACGTACGCCTATGCGGGCGCGACCGGGGTCAACGCGTGGATGACGCAGCCGATGACGCACTCGGGATCGGGCTACCTGGCCACCGACTGCTACGTGCACCGTGGCGCGGCCGGGCCCCACGTGGTCGCGATCCAGAACGCACTCAACGCCTGCCACGGGGCTGGACTCGTGGCCGACGGCATCTTCGGACGGGCCACCGAGTCCGCGCTCCTGGCGGTCCAGGCCTCCCGGGGCATCGGGCAGGACGGAAGGTACGGGCCGCAGACCCGGGACCACATGAGCTGGGTCGCGACCACGAGCCTGAACGCAACGACCTGCTGGCACCGGTTCTGA
- a CDS encoding peptidoglycan-binding domain-containing protein, with amino-acid sequence MKRIISGAATVVLASLAAVVLPTTAQAAGMPACDYAGQQSTYYYAGSVGVNAWTSQPMASWHPGYAATDCYVHRGASGPEVVAIQSALNTCHGAGLVVDGIFGRATESALFAVQASRGIGQDGRYGPQTRDHMSWDAVTSANSHSCWHRY; translated from the coding sequence ATGAAGCGCATCATCTCCGGCGCGGCCACGGTCGTCCTGGCGAGTCTCGCCGCAGTCGTCCTGCCGACGACCGCACAGGCTGCAGGGATGCCCGCATGCGACTACGCAGGTCAGCAGAGCACCTACTACTACGCGGGCTCGGTCGGAGTGAACGCGTGGACGAGCCAGCCGATGGCGTCCTGGCACCCGGGTTACGCAGCGACGGACTGCTACGTCCACCGGGGAGCCTCGGGGCCTGAGGTGGTCGCGATCCAGTCGGCGTTGAACACCTGCCACGGCGCCGGCCTGGTCGTCGACGGGATCTTCGGCCGGGCCACCGAGTCCGCACTGTTCGCGGTGCAGGCGTCCAGGGGCATCGGGCAGGACGGAAGGTACGGGCCGCAGACACGCGACCACATGAGCTGGGACGCCGTCACCTCGGCGAACTCGCACAGCTGCTGGCACCGGTACTGA
- a CDS encoding metallophosphoesterase produces MPSGTARALGGLALGGVGALAWASLVEVRWYALREVTVPVLPAGEAPLRVLHLADLHLVPGQRRKVDWVRDLASLDADLVINTGDNWAHVGAMGPLLHALEPHLAKPGAFVMGSNDYVAPVPKNPGRYLLPDSRGTRRTSTELPWRELAARFRGAGWKDLTNRRDVLDVAGRRVSLVGVDDAHLDQDRFPEAGDADDARTGGTPVDLHLGVTHAPYRRVLEAMHADDADLVIAGHTHGGQLAVPFYGALVTNCDLDRGRAKGLHGWPGARPDRSGGDGSTWLHISAGLGTSPYAPVRFACRPEATLITLVAR; encoded by the coding sequence ATGCCGTCCGGTACGGCGCGAGCCCTCGGCGGGCTCGCGCTCGGTGGCGTGGGCGCGCTCGCCTGGGCCTCGCTCGTCGAGGTGCGCTGGTACGCCCTGCGTGAGGTCACGGTCCCGGTGCTGCCCGCGGGCGAGGCGCCGCTGCGCGTCCTGCACCTCGCGGACCTGCACCTGGTGCCCGGCCAGCGCCGCAAGGTGGACTGGGTGCGCGACCTCGCGTCGCTCGACGCCGACCTCGTGATCAACACGGGCGACAACTGGGCGCACGTCGGCGCGATGGGTCCCCTGCTGCACGCGCTCGAGCCGCACCTCGCGAAGCCCGGCGCGTTCGTGATGGGCTCGAACGACTACGTCGCGCCCGTCCCGAAGAACCCCGGGCGCTACCTCCTCCCGGACTCGCGAGGGACCCGACGGACGTCGACGGAGCTCCCCTGGCGCGAGCTCGCTGCGCGCTTCCGTGGCGCGGGGTGGAAGGACCTGACCAACCGGCGCGACGTGCTCGACGTGGCGGGGCGGCGGGTCTCGCTCGTCGGGGTCGACGACGCGCACCTCGACCAGGACCGCTTCCCCGAGGCAGGAGACGCCGACGACGCGCGCACCGGGGGGACGCCCGTCGACCTGCACCTCGGCGTCACGCACGCGCCGTACCGGCGGGTGCTCGAGGCGATGCACGCCGACGACGCGGACCTCGTCATCGCCGGTCACACGCACGGCGGGCAGCTCGCGGTGCCGTTCTACGGCGCTCTCGTGACGAACTGCGACCTCGACCGGGGGCGCGCCAAGGGTCTGCACGGCTGGCCGGGGGCGCGACCGGACCGCTCGGGCGGCGACGGGTCGACGTGGCTGCACATCTCCGCGGGGCTCGGGACGTCGCCGTACGCCCCCGTGCGCTTCGCGTGCCGCCCGGAGGCGACGCTGATCACGCTCGTCGCGCGCTGA